One stretch of Bradyrhizobium canariense DNA includes these proteins:
- a CDS encoding DUF58 domain-containing protein, with amino-acid sequence MAGDDKHTAREIIAVRRADGESRTLAASLPRLVLEARRIAANVIHGLHGRRRAGTGESFWQYRRFNSGEPSQNVDWRRSARDDHLYVREQEWEAAHTVWLWPDRSPSMAFASSQARDSKLERGLIVTFALAELLVAGGERVGIPGLMNPTASRSVIDKMAQAMLHDDATRLSLPPSFVPSALAETVVLSDFWSPMPEIRNMLAGLSASGAHGALIQIVDPAEESFPYSGRVEFVEPEGGGMITAGRAERWATDYVARVALHRDEIRAETDKLDWLFSTHTTSRSAAELLLFLHSGMMVSKSGARASTVKVGRTA; translated from the coding sequence ATGGCGGGAGATGACAAGCACACAGCCAGGGAGATCATAGCAGTCCGACGTGCCGATGGTGAAAGCCGAACGCTCGCCGCATCGTTGCCGCGTCTGGTGCTTGAAGCGCGCCGCATCGCCGCCAACGTCATTCACGGCCTGCATGGACGGCGGCGCGCCGGCACCGGCGAAAGCTTCTGGCAATATCGCCGCTTCAATTCCGGCGAACCATCCCAGAACGTCGACTGGCGCCGATCGGCGCGCGACGATCATCTCTATGTTCGCGAGCAGGAATGGGAAGCCGCGCATACCGTGTGGCTGTGGCCGGACCGCTCGCCATCGATGGCTTTTGCGTCCAGCCAAGCGCGCGACAGCAAGCTGGAGCGCGGGCTGATCGTGACCTTCGCGCTCGCCGAACTGCTGGTTGCGGGCGGCGAACGCGTCGGCATTCCCGGCCTGATGAATCCAACCGCGAGCCGCAGCGTGATCGACAAGATGGCGCAGGCGATGCTGCATGACGACGCCACCCGCCTGAGCCTGCCGCCATCGTTCGTGCCATCGGCGCTGGCCGAGACCGTGGTGCTGTCGGATTTCTGGTCGCCGATGCCGGAGATCAGGAACATGCTTGCCGGCCTGTCGGCCTCGGGCGCGCATGGCGCACTGATCCAGATCGTCGATCCGGCGGAGGAAAGTTTTCCCTATTCCGGCCGTGTCGAATTCGTCGAACCGGAGGGCGGCGGCATGATCACCGCCGGCCGCGCGGAAAGATGGGCCACCGACTACGTGGCGCGCGTCGCGCTTCACCGTGACGAAATTCGCGCCGAGACCGACAAGCTCGACTGGCTGTTCTCGACCCACACCACCAGCCGTTCGGCCGCCGAACTGCTGCTGTTCCTGCATAGCGGCATGATGGTGAGCAAGTCAGGCGCGCGCGCCAGCACCGTCAAAGTGGGGCGAACCGCATGA
- a CDS encoding AAA family ATPase, whose protein sequence is MAGADSVEKLEDVIVRSAEQVAGQIRAAKDAIATVIFGQERVIENTLVTILSGGHALLIGVPGLAKTKLVETLGTTLGLDAKRIQFTPDLMPSDILGAEVLDESSTGKRSFRFISGPVFAQLLMADEINRASPRTQSALLQAMQEQHITVAGVRHDLPKPFHVLATQNPLEQEGTYPLPEAQLDRFLMEIDVDYPDREAERRILFETTGAEETLAKVSMDADILITAQRLVRRLPVGDSVVEAILSLVRSARPGPEGGEAGKLIAWGPGPRASQSLMLAVRARALLDGRLAPSVDDVLDLAEPVLKHRMALTFSARAEGRTIPDVIRQLKARIG, encoded by the coding sequence ATGGCTGGAGCGGACAGTGTCGAAAAACTCGAGGACGTGATTGTCCGCTCGGCCGAGCAGGTCGCCGGCCAAATTCGCGCGGCGAAAGATGCGATCGCGACCGTCATTTTCGGCCAGGAACGCGTCATTGAAAATACGCTGGTGACGATCCTGTCCGGCGGTCACGCGCTTCTGATCGGCGTGCCCGGTCTTGCCAAGACCAAGCTGGTCGAAACTCTGGGAACCACGCTGGGGTTGGACGCCAAGCGCATCCAGTTCACGCCGGACCTGATGCCGTCGGATATTCTGGGCGCCGAAGTGCTGGACGAAAGCAGCACCGGCAAGCGCTCGTTCCGCTTCATCTCAGGGCCGGTGTTCGCGCAATTGCTGATGGCCGATGAAATCAATCGCGCCAGCCCGCGCACGCAATCCGCGCTGCTGCAGGCCATGCAGGAGCAGCACATCACGGTCGCGGGGGTGCGGCACGATCTGCCGAAGCCGTTCCACGTGCTGGCGACGCAAAACCCACTGGAGCAGGAAGGCACCTACCCGCTGCCGGAAGCGCAGCTCGATCGCTTCCTGATGGAGATCGACGTCGATTATCCGGATCGGGAAGCCGAGCGGCGCATCCTGTTTGAAACCACCGGCGCCGAAGAAACGCTGGCAAAAGTATCCATGGACGCCGACATCCTGATCACGGCGCAGCGGCTGGTGCGCCGCCTGCCGGTTGGCGATTCCGTCGTCGAAGCGATCCTCTCGCTGGTGCGCTCCGCGCGTCCGGGTCCCGAAGGCGGCGAAGCCGGCAAGCTGATCGCTTGGGGACCGGGTCCCCGCGCCAGCCAGTCGCTGATGCTCGCGGTTCGCGCCCGCGCCTTGCTCGATGGGCGTCTGGCTCCCTCGGTCGACGACGTGCTTGATCTCGCCGAGCCGGTCCTCAAGCATCGCATGGCGCTGACCTTCTCCGCCCGCGCCGAGGGTCGCACCATTCCCGATGTGATCCGGCAATTGAAAGCGCGGATCGGTTGA
- a CDS encoding TonB-dependent receptor, with protein sequence MSVFEKPRWAASGAASLLLCGLCSPALSQTSAPAANAPTALPDVEVAAPKRVQLPRRPRTRVVTDKRRETPPAAPKQTEAQVVAGNNDKLDEARRAILAPTGAGSYQLNQQALEALPQGTNTSLDKALLQAPGVSQDSAASGEFHVRNEHANVQYRINGIMLPDGVGAFGQILDTGIIGNLDLLTGALPAQYGLHTAAVLDIQTKADAFNNSGSVSVYGGSHGTITTSLEYGGTIGQTQYFVSGRYFGSNLGIENPTPSNEAIHDRTAQEKGFLYLSTVLDPTSRLTFMSGVSNGTYQIPNNPGQTPQFNVNGVTDFNSALLNEHQNEFNQFNVLAYQKSGDGIDYQLSYFNRYSQLHFMPDPTGDLIFNGIASDVYRQSFVNGIQEDTAWRIGYAHTLRFGFSVSAERSLVTDIDSVLPVDADGNQVDAMGNPVGPPFSVFDSSSKTGWLFGTYLQDEWKITNDLTLNAGLRFDQMWQYVDANQLSPRINVTWKPFDGTVFHAGYSRNFTPPDQVLAAPTNLALVANSTAQPAVSQNDPVQPERSNVFDVGVTQKIYTVPGLELGIDGYYKTATDLLDDGQFGQAYVLTAFNYARGENVGVEFKANYTNGNFRAYGNLAWAKQIATDVVSNQYLFDPDELAYIANNNVYTDHAQLLTASLGASYLWNGTRYSASMIYGSGLRDGFANTGTVPSYTQVNLGVSHDFNIVSPTKPTTLRFDVVNLFDTIYQIRDGSGIGVFAPQYGPRRGFYFGISQKL encoded by the coding sequence ATGTCAGTATTCGAAAAGCCACGATGGGCCGCTTCCGGCGCAGCCTCGCTGCTGCTCTGCGGCCTTTGCAGCCCGGCGCTATCGCAAACGTCGGCGCCGGCTGCAAACGCACCGACCGCGCTTCCGGACGTCGAAGTCGCAGCACCCAAGCGTGTGCAGCTGCCGCGCCGTCCGCGAACACGCGTGGTGACCGATAAGCGTCGCGAAACGCCACCGGCGGCGCCAAAGCAGACCGAAGCGCAGGTGGTCGCAGGCAACAACGATAAATTGGATGAAGCCCGCCGCGCCATCCTGGCGCCCACCGGCGCCGGCTCCTATCAATTGAACCAGCAGGCGCTCGAAGCGCTCCCGCAGGGCACCAACACGTCACTGGACAAGGCGCTGCTGCAGGCCCCTGGCGTCTCGCAGGACTCGGCCGCGAGCGGCGAATTCCACGTCCGCAACGAGCACGCCAACGTTCAATATCGCATCAACGGCATCATGCTTCCCGACGGCGTCGGCGCGTTCGGGCAAATTCTCGACACCGGCATCATCGGCAACCTCGATCTTTTGACCGGTGCGCTGCCGGCGCAGTATGGCCTGCATACGGCGGCCGTGCTGGACATTCAGACCAAGGCGGACGCCTTCAACAACAGCGGCAGCGTCAGTGTCTATGGCGGCAGCCACGGCACGATCACGACGTCGCTCGAATATGGCGGCACCATCGGACAAACCCAGTATTTCGTTTCCGGACGCTATTTCGGCAGCAATCTCGGAATCGAAAACCCGACGCCGTCGAACGAAGCCATTCACGACCGCACAGCGCAGGAAAAAGGATTCCTCTATCTCTCGACGGTGCTCGATCCCACCAGCCGCCTGACCTTCATGAGCGGCGTATCCAACGGGACCTATCAAATTCCCAACAATCCCGGGCAGACGCCGCAATTCAACGTCAATGGGGTGACCGACTTCAATTCGGCGCTGCTCAACGAACACCAGAACGAGTTCAACCAGTTCAACGTCCTTGCCTACCAGAAATCGGGCGATGGCATCGACTACCAGCTCTCCTATTTCAACCGCTACAGCCAGTTGCACTTCATGCCTGACCCCACCGGCGATCTGATCTTCAACGGTATTGCTTCGGACGTCTACCGGCAGAGCTTTGTCAATGGCATTCAGGAAGATACCGCCTGGCGCATCGGCTACGCCCATACCCTGCGGTTTGGATTTTCCGTCAGTGCGGAACGCTCCTTGGTTACCGATATAGATAGCGTGCTGCCGGTCGATGCCGATGGCAATCAGGTTGATGCCATGGGTAATCCGGTCGGTCCTCCATTCAGCGTGTTTGATTCCAGCTCCAAGACAGGCTGGCTCTTTGGCACCTATCTTCAGGACGAGTGGAAGATCACGAACGATCTGACCCTGAACGCAGGCCTGCGCTTCGACCAGATGTGGCAATATGTCGACGCCAACCAGCTCAGCCCGCGTATCAACGTGACCTGGAAACCGTTCGACGGCACAGTGTTCCACGCCGGCTATTCCCGCAACTTCACGCCACCGGACCAGGTGCTGGCGGCGCCGACCAATCTTGCGCTGGTGGCGAACTCGACGGCGCAGCCTGCGGTGTCCCAGAACGATCCGGTGCAGCCGGAACGCTCGAACGTGTTCGACGTCGGCGTCACCCAGAAGATATACACGGTACCAGGCCTCGAACTCGGAATCGACGGTTACTACAAGACCGCCACCGACCTGCTCGATGACGGGCAATTCGGACAGGCCTATGTTCTGACGGCGTTCAACTATGCCCGCGGAGAGAATGTCGGCGTCGAATTCAAGGCGAACTATACCAACGGCAACTTCCGGGCCTACGGAAACCTGGCCTGGGCCAAGCAGATCGCGACCGATGTCGTGTCGAACCAGTATTTGTTTGATCCTGACGAACTCGCCTACATCGCCAACAACAACGTCTATACCGATCACGCGCAATTGCTGACCGCGTCGCTCGGCGCGTCCTATCTGTGGAACGGCACGCGTTACAGCGCCTCGATGATCTACGGCAGCGGCCTGCGCGACGGTTTCGCCAATACTGGCACCGTCCCTTCCTACACGCAGGTCAATCTGGGCGTGTCGCACGATTTCAATATCGTGTCGCCGACCAAGCCGACCACGCTACGCTTTGATGTCGTCAATCTGTTCGACACCATTTACCAGATCCGGGACGGGTCCGGCATCGGTGTGTTCGCGCCGCAATATGGACCGCGCCGCGGCTTCTATTTCGGCATCTCACAGAAATTGTGA
- a CDS encoding DUF1285 domain-containing protein, whose protein sequence is MAKQGQIPHQGLEGLTAAARDAADAGPGGKALPPVHLWNPPFCGDLDMRIAGDGTWFYMGTPIGRPALVRLFSTILKREDGKHFLVTPVEKVGIRVDDAPFLAVEMLKDSDSQGRLLRFRTNVDDWVACDAAHRLRFTAAADGGLTPYVHVRADLWAKVTRAIYYDLVDMGEERVVDGRPMFGVASSGEFFAMADAEQVRAAL, encoded by the coding sequence ATGGCGAAGCAAGGGCAGATTCCGCATCAGGGCCTTGAAGGCTTGACCGCCGCCGCCCGTGACGCTGCGGATGCCGGCCCGGGCGGAAAGGCGCTGCCGCCGGTGCATCTGTGGAATCCGCCATTCTGCGGCGATCTCGACATGCGAATCGCCGGCGATGGAACATGGTTCTACATGGGGACGCCGATCGGCCGGCCGGCGCTGGTGCGGCTGTTCTCGACGATTCTCAAGCGCGAGGACGGCAAGCACTTTCTCGTGACTCCGGTGGAGAAAGTCGGAATCCGTGTCGACGATGCGCCGTTTCTCGCCGTCGAGATGCTCAAGGACAGCGACAGCCAAGGCCGGTTGCTGCGGTTCCGTACCAATGTCGACGACTGGGTCGCTTGCGACGCCGCACACCGGTTGCGATTTACGGCCGCCGCCGACGGCGGCCTTACGCCCTATGTTCACGTCCGCGCCGATCTGTGGGCCAAGGTTACGCGGGCGATCTATTATGATCTGGTTGACATGGGCGAGGAGCGAGTGGTCGATGGTCGTCCGATGTTTGGGGTCGCATCGTCAGGCGAATTTTTCGCGATGGCCGACGCAGAGCAGGTGAGGGCGGCGCTTTGA
- a CDS encoding DUF6111 family protein: protein MIRPAFTEVGIFLLPFVVYAVFLIASRSGFMVQTSWPLHVVAKLALGSLVLVVIGFVVLTHFSGAPPNSTYIPAHVENGKLVPGAQK from the coding sequence ATGATCCGTCCGGCTTTCACCGAAGTCGGAATTTTCCTGCTCCCCTTTGTGGTCTATGCGGTTTTTTTGATAGCGTCGCGCTCCGGTTTTATGGTGCAGACCTCGTGGCCTTTGCACGTCGTCGCCAAATTGGCATTGGGTTCGCTGGTGCTTGTCGTGATCGGTTTCGTTGTGCTGACGCATTTTTCCGGTGCGCCACCAAACTCGACCTATATTCCCGCGCATGTCGAGAATGGCAAACTCGTTCCGGGAGCTCAAAAATGA
- a CDS encoding CoA pyrophosphatase — translation MLKTEPAAISSVEFFDRARARLHFDVPPGLFDPNIVPPSGDAGTDRMLEILAREQPIRPAAVLIPVVDHPQPTVLLTQRSAHLNDHAGQISFPGGKIDATDATPLDAALREALEEVGLTREFIDPVGYLDLYGTSFGFRILPTVARVRPGFKLRINEAEVDDAFEVPLAFLMNPDNHQVHSKEFRGIVRSYYAMPFAERYIWGATAGILRVLYERIYLP, via the coding sequence ATGTTGAAGACGGAACCCGCTGCGATCAGTTCAGTGGAGTTCTTCGATCGGGCGCGCGCGCGGTTGCATTTCGACGTTCCACCCGGCCTGTTCGACCCGAACATCGTTCCGCCGAGCGGCGATGCCGGCACCGATCGAATGCTCGAGATCCTCGCGCGCGAACAGCCGATCCGCCCGGCGGCGGTCCTGATTCCGGTGGTGGACCATCCGCAACCGACCGTACTGCTGACGCAGCGATCGGCGCATCTCAACGATCATGCCGGCCAGATCTCCTTTCCCGGCGGCAAGATCGATGCGACCGACGCCACGCCGCTCGATGCCGCGTTGCGCGAGGCCCTTGAGGAAGTCGGCCTCACGCGTGAATTCATCGATCCGGTAGGCTATCTCGATCTGTACGGAACCAGCTTCGGATTTCGCATCCTGCCGACGGTGGCGCGGGTGCGGCCGGGATTCAAGCTGCGCATCAATGAAGCCGAGGTCGACGATGCATTCGAGGTGCCGCTGGCGTTCCTGATGAATCCTGACAACCATCAGGTGCACAGCAAGGAATTCCGCGGCATTGTGCGTTCATACTACGCCATGCCGTTTGCGGAACGCTACATCTGGGGCGCGACGGCGGGAATTCTTCGCGTACTGTACGAGCGGATCTATTTGCCATGA
- a CDS encoding CCA tRNA nucleotidyltransferase yields MTDVRVLDDAPWLRSGPAARVLELLNGAGAEARVVGGAVRNALLGIPTGDIDIATTASPDEVIRRARAAGVKSVPTGIEHGTVTLVVEAQPFEVTTLREDIETFGRKAKVAFGRDWMRDAQRRDFTINGLSVDADGVVHDYVGGLEDIAARRVRFIGDPDRRIAEDYLRILRFFRIHAAYGAGEPDRAGYLACIGARAGLETLSAERMRMEMLKLMVAEGAVGAVEAMADGGLLQAILGGIAYIGPFSAMISVERALGLSPSAIRRLGALAVAVTEDARRLSGRLRLTNSETKTLDSMGHRWWRLAGMDEARARRRLYRLGPERYRNRLMLAWARAGADTDTAYWRELVSLPERWAAPKFPLKAADFITRGIAEGPALGHVIALAEDAWLAAGFPMDQPSLIAIADQTVTRFNRDHRL; encoded by the coding sequence ATGACGGATGTGCGCGTGCTTGACGACGCGCCCTGGCTCAGATCCGGTCCAGCCGCCCGCGTGCTCGAATTGTTGAACGGCGCGGGCGCCGAGGCGCGCGTGGTCGGCGGCGCGGTTCGCAACGCGTTGCTCGGAATTCCGACCGGCGATATCGATATCGCGACGACGGCGTCACCTGACGAAGTCATTCGCCGCGCCAGGGCGGCCGGCGTCAAGAGCGTACCTACCGGCATCGAGCATGGCACGGTGACGCTCGTGGTCGAGGCGCAGCCGTTCGAGGTCACCACCTTGCGCGAGGACATCGAGACCTTTGGCCGCAAGGCGAAGGTTGCGTTCGGCCGCGACTGGATGCGCGATGCGCAGCGGCGCGATTTCACCATCAACGGTCTGTCGGTCGATGCCGATGGCGTCGTGCATGACTATGTCGGCGGCCTTGAGGATATCGCCGCAAGACGCGTGCGCTTCATCGGCGATCCGGACCGGCGTATTGCTGAGGATTATCTGCGCATCCTGCGGTTCTTCCGCATTCACGCCGCCTATGGCGCAGGTGAACCCGATCGCGCGGGATACCTCGCCTGCATCGGCGCGCGCGCGGGCCTTGAGACCCTTTCCGCCGAACGTATGCGCATGGAGATGCTGAAGCTGATGGTCGCGGAAGGCGCGGTGGGCGCTGTCGAAGCGATGGCCGACGGCGGGTTGTTGCAGGCTATTTTGGGCGGCATCGCCTATATCGGGCCGTTCAGCGCGATGATTTCGGTCGAGCGCGCGCTGGGACTTTCGCCGAGCGCCATTCGCCGGCTCGGTGCGCTTGCGGTCGCCGTCACCGAGGATGCGAGGCGGCTGTCCGGGCGCCTGCGGCTGACCAACAGCGAAACCAAAACGCTCGATTCCATGGGCCATCGCTGGTGGCGGCTGGCCGGCATGGACGAGGCGAGGGCGCGTCGGCGGCTCTACCGACTTGGGCCAGAGCGTTATCGCAACCGGCTGATGCTGGCGTGGGCGCGGGCGGGCGCGGACACAGACACCGCGTATTGGCGGGAGTTGGTAAGTTTGCCCGAGCGCTGGGCCGCGCCGAAATTTCCGTTGAAAGCGGCTGATTTCATCACGCGCGGAATTGCCGAAGGCCCCGCGCTCGGTCACGTAATCGCCCTGGCCGAAGATGCCTGGCTCGCGGCGGGCTTCCCGATGGATCAGCCCTCGCTTATAGCCATCGCCGACCAGACCGTCACACGTTTCAACCGCGACCACCGACTTTGA
- a CDS encoding DUF4159 domain-containing protein, which translates to MAGLPLAFAEPALLLGLLSLPVLWWLLRVMPPRPRRIEFPPTRLLFDITPKEETPSRTPWWLTAIRLAAAALIILAAAGPTWNPQAGAAGSHAPLVILLDDGWSAASSWDIRIKAADELITQADSDRRAVALVPLSEPARDITLMPAGTARVALRQLTPKPYAIERVETLPLIGRFLNATGDCEIAWLSDGVDTGRGPEFVDALSKTIGDRTLTVFKDGTPSPLALVAAENAAAKMTVKVLRTDSGIAAGVVRALDLKGSPIGEARYSFGPRDSETEASFDLPVELRNDIARLEISGERSAGAVQLLDKRWRRRAIGIVSGSTNDNAQPLLAPTFYLTRALGPFADVRLGDRGAPQQAIAQFLDQKLPMIVLADVGTLSPEIRERLDAWIDQGGVLVRFAGPRLAQSEDDDLVPVKLRSGGRTLGGSLTWEKPQHLSSFGANGPFAGLPVPGDITVNRQVLAEPDATLATRTWASLEDGTPLVTGERRGKGLVSLFHVSADMRWSDLPMSGTFVEMLRRIVDLAGYASNPDAAVTTTATTETVAPLRTLDGFGAFGPPPSTAKPIPADFRDRAASDHPPGFYGPADGPLAVNALAASDRIAPLDISPLRARRGSYTNSEPKDLRGILLSSSLALFLIDAIIVALLGAGLAALLRRRAVSAVLAFAFVLSAMLAVPSPSRADEKDDFAIKATTQTRLAYVVTGNADVDSIVKAGLSGLTLFLAQRTALEAGDPVGIDPAHDELAFFPLIYWPVVPGAPKPPQDALNRIDAYMKNGGTVLFDTRDAIEAPPGEAGASQTPGMQALRELLSSLDVPELEPVPRDHVLTKTFYLLRDFPGRFNSGQTWVEALPHEDDEDAAARPARGGDGVSPIIITSNDLAGAWAIRPDGQAMLPLTPGEPRQREFAFRAGVNIVMYTLTGNYKADQVHAPALIERLGQ; encoded by the coding sequence ATCGCCGGCCTGCCTCTCGCCTTCGCCGAACCGGCTTTGCTGCTGGGCCTGTTGAGCCTGCCGGTGCTGTGGTGGCTGTTGCGCGTGATGCCGCCGCGGCCGCGGCGCATCGAGTTTCCGCCGACGCGGCTGTTGTTCGATATCACGCCAAAGGAAGAGACCCCATCGCGGACGCCGTGGTGGCTCACCGCCATCCGGCTGGCGGCGGCGGCTCTCATCATCCTGGCAGCGGCGGGGCCGACCTGGAATCCGCAAGCCGGTGCTGCCGGCAGCCACGCGCCTCTGGTGATCCTGCTCGACGACGGCTGGAGCGCAGCGTCAAGCTGGGACATCCGGATCAAGGCCGCGGACGAATTGATCACGCAGGCCGACAGCGACCGCCGCGCCGTCGCGCTCGTTCCGCTGTCCGAGCCCGCGCGCGATATCACATTGATGCCTGCGGGCACCGCGCGGGTGGCATTGCGTCAGCTCACACCAAAGCCTTATGCGATCGAGCGGGTTGAAACTCTCCCCCTGATCGGACGTTTTCTCAACGCGACCGGCGATTGCGAGATCGCCTGGCTGTCTGACGGCGTCGATACCGGGCGCGGACCGGAGTTTGTCGACGCCTTAAGCAAAACGATCGGGGATCGCACGTTGACGGTTTTCAAGGACGGCACCCCTTCCCCGCTGGCGCTGGTTGCTGCCGAAAACGCCGCGGCCAAGATGACCGTAAAGGTGCTGCGCACCGACAGCGGAATTGCAGCCGGCGTCGTGCGCGCGCTCGATCTGAAGGGTTCACCGATTGGCGAAGCGCGCTACAGCTTTGGCCCGCGGGACAGCGAGACCGAAGCCTCGTTCGATCTGCCGGTCGAGCTGCGCAACGACATCGCACGGCTCGAAATCTCAGGCGAACGGTCGGCCGGCGCGGTGCAACTGCTCGACAAACGATGGCGGCGGCGCGCGATCGGCATCGTCAGCGGATCGACCAACGACAATGCGCAGCCGCTGCTCGCACCGACATTCTATCTCACCCGCGCGCTCGGCCCATTCGCCGATGTGCGGCTGGGTGATCGTGGCGCGCCGCAACAGGCGATCGCGCAATTTCTCGACCAGAAGCTGCCAATGATCGTGCTGGCGGATGTCGGCACGCTGTCGCCTGAAATCCGCGAGCGCCTGGATGCCTGGATCGACCAGGGCGGCGTGCTGGTGCGCTTCGCCGGTCCGCGTTTGGCGCAGTCCGAGGACGACGATCTGGTGCCGGTGAAGCTGCGCAGTGGCGGACGCACGCTTGGCGGCAGCCTGACATGGGAGAAGCCGCAGCATCTCTCTTCGTTCGGCGCCAACGGTCCGTTCGCCGGCCTTCCCGTGCCCGGCGATATCACCGTCAATCGCCAGGTGCTCGCCGAACCGGATGCGACGCTGGCGACGAGAACCTGGGCCTCCCTGGAAGACGGAACGCCGCTGGTGACGGGTGAGCGCCGCGGCAAGGGTCTGGTGAGCCTGTTCCATGTCAGCGCCGATATGCGCTGGTCCGATCTGCCGATGTCCGGCACCTTCGTCGAAATGCTCCGGCGGATTGTCGATCTCGCCGGCTATGCATCCAATCCGGATGCGGCGGTCACGACCACGGCAACCACCGAGACGGTAGCGCCGCTGCGCACGCTCGACGGCTTCGGCGCGTTCGGTCCGCCGCCCTCGACCGCAAAGCCGATCCCTGCGGACTTCCGCGATCGGGCGGCATCGGACCATCCGCCGGGATTCTACGGCCCGGCCGACGGGCCGCTCGCGGTCAATGCGCTGGCGGCGTCGGATCGGATCGCGCCTCTCGATATCTCGCCGTTGCGGGCGCGGCGCGGCAGCTACACCAACTCGGAGCCGAAAGACTTGCGCGGCATTCTGCTATCGTCGTCACTGGCGCTGTTCCTGATCGACGCGATCATCGTCGCGCTGCTTGGCGCCGGCCTCGCTGCGCTGCTGAGGCGCCGCGCGGTGTCGGCGGTCCTGGCGTTCGCGTTTGTTTTGTCCGCGATGCTCGCCGTACCATCCCCGTCCCGCGCCGACGAGAAGGACGATTTCGCGATCAAGGCCACCACGCAAACCCGGCTCGCCTATGTCGTCACCGGGAATGCCGATGTCGATTCCATCGTCAAGGCGGGCCTGTCCGGACTGACCTTGTTTCTCGCGCAGCGCACCGCACTCGAGGCCGGCGATCCCGTCGGCATCGATCCGGCGCATGATGAACTGGCGTTCTTCCCCCTGATCTATTGGCCCGTGGTGCCCGGCGCCCCGAAGCCGCCGCAAGACGCCCTCAACCGGATCGATGCCTACATGAAAAACGGGGGAACCGTGCTGTTCGACACCCGTGACGCCATCGAGGCGCCGCCGGGTGAAGCCGGCGCGTCGCAGACGCCGGGGATGCAGGCGCTCCGCGAGCTTCTGTCCTCGCTGGACGTTCCCGAACTCGAACCGGTGCCGCGCGATCACGTCCTGACCAAGACGTTTTATCTGCTGCGCGATTTTCCCGGCCGCTTCAATTCGGGCCAGACCTGGGTCGAGGCGTTGCCGCATGAAGATGACGAGGACGCCGCGGCGCGGCCGGCGCGCGGCGGCGACGGCGTGTCGCCGATCATCATCACCTCCAACGATCTTGCCGGCGCCTGGGCGATACGCCCGGACGGCCAGGCGATGTTGCCGCTTACGCCCGGCGAACCACGGCAGCGCGAATTCGCGTTCCGCGCCGGGGTCAACATCGTGATGTACACGCTGACCGGCAACTACAAGGCCGATCAGGTGCATGCGCCGGCGCTGATCGAACGCCTCGGACAATAG
- a CDS encoding DUF2946 family protein, which translates to MKWFRSNIKYGSRLALLALAIQFALSFGHFHGIAAQAAPAVQSGLSQPDVSHATSLSALDTARQSAQPRQPAPDHDSDRQSNDACAICAVIAMANAVLFATPPLLQLPQAVEFLYLTTDAEFVHLNSARIAFQPRAPPIS; encoded by the coding sequence ATGAAGTGGTTCCGATCGAACATCAAATATGGATCGCGGCTTGCGCTGTTGGCGCTCGCGATTCAGTTTGCGTTGTCGTTCGGGCATTTCCACGGGATTGCAGCGCAGGCGGCGCCCGCGGTCCAGTCCGGCCTGTCGCAGCCGGACGTCTCTCACGCCACTAGCCTTTCTGCACTGGACACCGCCCGTCAGTCGGCGCAACCGCGGCAGCCGGCGCCCGACCATGATTCCGACCGGCAATCGAACGACGCCTGCGCGATCTGCGCCGTTATCGCGATGGCGAATGCGGTGCTGTTTGCAACGCCGCCGCTGTTGCAACTGCCGCAAGCAGTCGAATTTCTCTACCTGACCACCGATGCCGAGTTCGTCCACCTGAACTCCGCACGCATCGCTTTTCAGCCCCGCGCTCCCCCGATCTCCTGA